In one window of Drosophila innubila isolate TH190305 chromosome 2L unlocalized genomic scaffold, UK_Dinn_1.0 4_B_2L, whole genome shotgun sequence DNA:
- the LOC117780596 gene encoding zinc finger protein 2-like isoform X1: MDENKSFKCNVPGCEKAFWFKSALTRHLKRHKEKEDPDAPAVTFGCSDCPKQFAKIESLRRHYRTTHGNVYVYPCEYEGCNQMFQRRDNLTRHAASHSENKNNCDVCGKSFARKDALTRHKRIHTRKVQSSKNTKNGRTSTQDNLNTTSDEAWTLKCDEMIFQIDVKKDSKEKTSI, translated from the exons atggaTGAGAACAAgtcatttaaatgcaatgtCCCTGGATGCGAAAAGGCGTTCTGGTTTAAGTCGGCATTAACGCGACACTTGAAAAGacacaaagaaaaagaagatcCAGATGCACCCGCAGTTACATTTGGTTGCAGTGATTGTCCAAAACAGTTTGCTAAAATCGAGTCATTGCGACGACACTATAg AACGACGCATGGcaatgtatatgtgtatcCATGCGAATACGAGGGCTGTAATCAAATGTTTCAGCGGAGGGACAATCTTACCAGGCATGCGGCCTCGCACAGTGAGAACAAGAATAATTGTGATGTTTGTGGTAAATCTTTTGCTAGAAAAGATGCCTTAACCAGACATAAAAG AATACACACGAGAAAAGTGCAATCatcaaaaaacacaaagaatGGACGTACTTCCACCcaagataatttaaatacaacttCTGATGAAGCGTGGACACTAAAATGTGATGAGATGATATTTCAAATCGATGTAAAGAAAg ACTCCAAagaaaaaacttcaatctag
- the LOC117780596 gene encoding zinc finger protein 2-like isoform X2, whose protein sequence is MDENKSFKCNVPGCEKAFWFKSALTRHLKRHKEKEDPDAPAVTFGCSDCPKQFAKIESLRRHYRTTHGNVYVYPCEYEGCNQMFQRRDNLTRHAASHSENKNNCDVCGKSFARKDALTRHKRIHTRKVQSSKNTKNGRTSTQDNLNTTSDEAWTLKCDEMIFQIDVKKEESKV, encoded by the exons atggaTGAGAACAAgtcatttaaatgcaatgtCCCTGGATGCGAAAAGGCGTTCTGGTTTAAGTCGGCATTAACGCGACACTTGAAAAGacacaaagaaaaagaagatcCAGATGCACCCGCAGTTACATTTGGTTGCAGTGATTGTCCAAAACAGTTTGCTAAAATCGAGTCATTGCGACGACACTATAg AACGACGCATGGcaatgtatatgtgtatcCATGCGAATACGAGGGCTGTAATCAAATGTTTCAGCGGAGGGACAATCTTACCAGGCATGCGGCCTCGCACAGTGAGAACAAGAATAATTGTGATGTTTGTGGTAAATCTTTTGCTAGAAAAGATGCCTTAACCAGACATAAAAG AATACACACGAGAAAAGTGCAATCatcaaaaaacacaaagaatGGACGTACTTCCACCcaagataatttaaatacaacttCTGATGAAGCGTGGACACTAAAATGTGATGAGATGATATTTCAAATCGATGTAAAGAAAg AAGAATCAAAAGTCTGA
- the LOC117779540 gene encoding tRNA-dihydrouridine(16/17) synthase [NAD(P)(+)]-like yields the protein MVNDNREANDKLSGYEFYHRVLGSPRYVVAPMVDQSELAWRMLCRRYGAQLCYSPMFHANLFANDLKYRKDALQTCPEDRPLIIQFCGNDPQQILEAALAAQDYCDAVDINLGCPQAIAKRGHYGSFLQDEWELLSQIVRTLHEKLSVPVTCKIRRFEDREKTIKYAKMLEAAGCQLLTVHGRTREQKGPLTGIADWSYIKDVRQHIKIPMFANGNILGLEDVHRCLDETGVDGVMTAEGNLHNPALFKGISPPVWQMATEYLEFVDIYPCPTSYIRGHLFKLFHHIMNIRQNSGLREQLATANQLEQFHSVVAKVKSKYEAYHTGSVSYEPEEMELNMCADESGELRPWLCQPYIRASPESHRQKIAEKEREAIDPNRTKRQYFDNAGNEISRKRMKKLRRRQRRPTKTDAQIQLRHERHLEYCTQCANPLGSKCEFRLCRICCRDKCYAEDCDCPGHGILIKSRRAKAKKYEEHSRQQNINDSQVVAEKSQTIENDDDALTANIS from the exons ATGGTGAACGACAATCGAGAAGCTAACGACAAACTGTCCGGCTATGAGTTCTATCATCGCGTGCTGGGCTCACCGCGCTATGTTGTGGCCCCAATGGTGGATCAAAGTGAATTGGCGTGGCGGATGCTCTGTCGTCGGTATGGTGCTCAGCTCTGCTACTCGCCCATGTTCCATGCCAATTTGTTTGCCAACGATCTCAAGTATCGCAAGGACGCACTGCAAACGTGTCCTGAGGATAGACCTTTGATCATACAGTTCTGTGGCAATGATCCACAACAGATACTTGAGGCAGCGCTGGCGGCACAGGATTACTGCGATGCTGTGGACATTAATCTGGGCTGTCCACAGGCCATTGCCAAGCGTGGACACTACGGCTCTTTCCTGCAGGATGAGTGGGAGTTATTGTCCCAAATTG TTCGCACCCTGCATGAGAAGCTCTCTGTACCGGTGACCTGCAAAATACGACGTTTTGAGGATCGAGAGAAGACTATTAAGTATGCTAAAATGCTGGAAGCTGCCGGCTGTCAATTGCTTACGGTACATGGACGCACACGGGAACAGAAGGGTCCACTCACTGGCATTGCCGATTGGAGTTACATTAAGGATGTGAGGCAGCACATTAAGATACCCATGTTTGCCAATGGCAATATTTTGGGTCTGGAGGATGTGCATCGCTGTCTGGACGAGACTGGCGTTGATGGTGTCATGACAGCCGAGGGAAATCTACATAATCCCGCTTTATTTAAAGGCATCTCACCGCCCGTCTGGCAAATGGCCACAGAGTACTTAGAATTTGTGGATATTTATCCATGCCCTACCTCCTATATACGCGGTCATCTCTTCAAGCTCTTTCACCATAT CATGAATATAAGACAGAACTCGGGGCTGCGGGAACAGCTGGCGACGGCCAATCAACTGGAGCAATTTCACAGTGTTGTGGCCAAAGTGAAGTCTAAATACGAGGCCTATCACACAGGTAGCGTTTCCTACGAGCCGGAAGAGATGGAGCTTAACATGTGCGCTGACGAATCAGGGGAG CTGCGTCCTTGGTTGTGTCAACCTTATATTCGCGCTTCGCCCGAGTCTCACCGCCAGAAGATCGCCGAAAAGGAGCGCGAAGCTATCGATCCGAATCGCACAAAACGACAGTACTTTGACAATGCTGGCAATGAAATCTCCCGGAAACGCATGAAGAAGCTacgacgtcgacagcggcGACCCACAAAAACGGACGCACAAATCCAACTGCGACACGAGCGTCATCTTGAGTATTGCACACAATGCGCTAATCCTCTGGGCTCCAAGTGCGAGTTTCGATTGTGTCGCATCTGCTGTCGGGACAAATGCTATGCGGAGGATTGTGACTGCCCGGGACATGGCATACTCATTAAATCACGACGTGCCAAGGCCAAAAAATACGAGGAGCATTCCAGGCAGCAAAATATCAATGATTCCCAAGTTGTTGCTGAAAAGTCACAGACCATcgaaaatgatgatgatgcattAACTGCCAATATTTCTTGA